Proteins from a genomic interval of Ensifer canadensis:
- a CDS encoding Na/Pi cotransporter family protein — protein MNSGTFVIVELLGGVALLLWGVRMVRTGVMRGWGDRLQRFVEQRLSNRLTAFGGGIAATAVLGSATAMALIIAGLAGAGAIGATTGLAVLLGADIGSALVSGLFASGSSLATTMAPLFLFAGYLTFGASSEFRPRNAGRIMMGLGLMLLALKVIVSATAPLREATLFHDVLAAIANEPVLGFLVGAGLAWFCHSTLAVILLIASLLTNGSLEVAGAVPLILGVNFGGGLPAVSATLDQPSVARRLPVANLLCRGLLAIALLPLARQIVDAAAGVPLDPLHVAVGLHAAFNLTVAAVFLPISPVVVRFVDRLIPNASAADDPLATPRYLDSASLTTPAVALSNATIETIRMSELLERMFKMSLTALSSSRLETLKEVNAIDFKLGTYMGSVHAYLGRLAQGELSGGDTRRAFEIMLFASNLEHAGDVIKLNLADRIRAKIKQDIQLAPSQREALDMLCDEVAVSLRLVPVALSSRDVGAAARLASQKDRFRALEERAINEHLGREGMEKGVSLRSNALFIDLIGDLHRINSHIAAAAYPLIQAAGLLNTTRLRTSALSERLA, from the coding sequence ATGAATTCCGGAACGTTTGTCATTGTGGAGCTGCTCGGCGGCGTCGCGCTCCTGCTCTGGGGTGTGCGGATGGTTCGAACCGGCGTCATGCGGGGATGGGGCGATCGGCTGCAGCGGTTCGTCGAGCAGCGCCTGTCCAACCGGCTGACAGCATTCGGTGGCGGCATCGCCGCCACCGCCGTTCTCGGCAGCGCCACGGCCATGGCGTTGATAATAGCGGGTCTGGCAGGCGCCGGTGCGATCGGGGCGACGACAGGCCTTGCGGTTCTGCTCGGTGCCGATATCGGCTCGGCGCTCGTCTCCGGCCTTTTCGCATCGGGCTCGTCGCTGGCAACGACGATGGCGCCGCTTTTTCTGTTTGCCGGCTATCTCACCTTCGGAGCGTCGAGCGAGTTTCGCCCGCGAAACGCCGGCCGCATCATGATGGGGCTCGGCCTCATGTTGCTGGCACTGAAGGTCATCGTTTCGGCGACCGCTCCGCTGCGCGAGGCGACGCTGTTTCACGACGTTCTCGCCGCGATCGCCAATGAGCCGGTGCTCGGTTTCCTCGTCGGCGCCGGTCTCGCCTGGTTCTGCCATTCGACGCTCGCGGTCATCTTGTTAATCGCTTCGCTGCTGACCAATGGCAGTCTGGAAGTGGCCGGCGCCGTGCCCCTGATCCTCGGCGTCAATTTCGGCGGCGGCCTGCCGGCCGTCAGCGCGACCCTCGACCAGCCATCTGTCGCCCGAAGGCTCCCAGTCGCCAATCTGCTTTGCCGCGGCCTTCTGGCAATCGCGCTGCTGCCGTTGGCGCGACAGATCGTCGATGCTGCCGCCGGTGTGCCGCTGGACCCCTTGCATGTCGCGGTCGGACTCCATGCGGCGTTCAACTTGACGGTCGCCGCCGTGTTCCTGCCGATCTCCCCTGTCGTCGTGCGCTTCGTCGACCGGTTGATCCCCAATGCTTCGGCCGCCGATGATCCCTTGGCCACACCGCGCTATCTCGACAGCGCTTCGTTGACGACGCCGGCCGTCGCGCTTTCCAATGCCACGATCGAGACGATCCGGATGAGCGAACTGCTGGAGCGCATGTTCAAGATGTCGCTCACGGCGTTGTCGTCCAGTCGGTTGGAGACATTGAAGGAGGTCAACGCCATCGATTTCAAGCTCGGCACCTACATGGGGTCGGTCCATGCCTATCTCGGCCGGCTGGCCCAGGGCGAACTGTCGGGTGGCGATACGCGCCGCGCTTTTGAGATCATGCTTTTTGCCAGCAATCTCGAACATGCGGGTGATGTGATCAAGCTCAACCTCGCCGACCGCATCCGGGCAAAGATCAAGCAGGACATCCAGTTGGCGCCGAGCCAGCGCGAGGCCCTCGATATGCTCTGCGACGAGGTCGCGGTGTCATTACGCCTTGTGCCGGTGGCTCTTTCGTCGCGCGACGTCGGCGCTGCCGCCCGCCTGGCATCCCAGAAAGATCGCTTCCGCGCGCTCGAGGAGCGCGCGATCAATGAGCATCTCGGCCGGGAAGGCATGGAAAAGGGCGTCAGTCTTAGAAGCAATGCTCTGTTCATCGATCTTATTGGTGACCTGCACCGGATCAATTCGCACATAGCGGCCGCGGCTTACCCGCTGATCCAGGCGGCCGGCCTGTTGAACACCACCCGTCTTCGCACGTCTGCCCTCAGCGAGCGGCTGGCGTGA
- a CDS encoding RidA family protein, producing MSSTTTKSPIRLFNPPGLYDASVNGYSHVGLVPAGVRLVFVAGQGGEDVQGALDPDFRLQVRQALANLRTALGAAGADTSDIVKLTVLIVDHSEERLHIFGAEMEAALGEGAKPTCTLIPVPRLALDGMLFEIEAVAALG from the coding sequence ATGTCGTCTACAACTACAAAATCGCCTATTCGCCTTTTCAATCCTCCTGGGCTTTATGATGCATCGGTCAATGGTTACTCCCATGTCGGCCTGGTCCCGGCGGGCGTGCGGCTGGTCTTTGTCGCCGGCCAGGGAGGCGAGGACGTGCAAGGGGCTCTCGATCCGGATTTCCGACTGCAGGTCCGCCAGGCGCTCGCCAATCTGCGCACCGCGCTTGGTGCCGCGGGCGCTGATACAAGCGACATCGTCAAGCTGACGGTGCTGATCGTCGACCACTCCGAAGAACGGTTGCATATCTTCGGCGCTGAAATGGAAGCGGCGCTGGGTGAGGGCGCAAAACCCACATGCACACTGATCCCGGTGCCGCGGTTGGCGCTTGACGGGATGCTGTTCGAGATCGAGGCTGTTGCCGCGCTCGGCTAA
- a CDS encoding 3'-5' exonuclease translates to MSAGAMVDHLEATGRYRVLQKLEPRPVVAAPRAEFPLVGVILDTETTGLNHRKDEIIEIGVIAFTFDAHGAIGDVIDVYGGLRQPSGSIPAEITRITGITDEMVAGETIDVARLQAIIERADLIIAHNAGFDRPFCEAFSPIFEKKAWACSVSEIGWSDRGFEGTKLGYLIGQAGYFHDGHRAVDDCFALLEVIAGPADDTQETPFAELYAASQRSRVRLYAENSPFEMKDHLKGRGYRWSDGSDGRPKSWWIEIGEEGLDEELRYLRTEIYRWNEADPPMVRLTAFDRFKVR, encoded by the coding sequence ATGAGCGCCGGCGCCATGGTCGATCATCTGGAGGCGACGGGTCGCTACCGCGTTCTGCAAAAGCTGGAGCCGCGCCCCGTCGTGGCCGCGCCGCGCGCCGAGTTTCCGCTCGTCGGCGTCATCCTCGACACCGAGACCACCGGCCTCAACCATCGCAAGGACGAGATCATCGAGATCGGCGTCATTGCGTTCACCTTTGACGCTCACGGGGCCATCGGCGACGTGATCGACGTCTATGGCGGTCTGCGGCAGCCGAGCGGCTCCATTCCAGCCGAGATCACGCGCATCACCGGCATTACCGACGAAATGGTCGCCGGCGAAACCATCGATGTTGCCCGGCTTCAGGCGATCATTGAGCGCGCCGATCTGATCATCGCCCACAATGCCGGGTTCGACCGGCCGTTTTGCGAAGCTTTTTCGCCGATCTTCGAGAAGAAGGCCTGGGCCTGCTCGGTCTCCGAGATCGGCTGGAGCGACCGCGGCTTCGAGGGCACGAAGCTCGGCTACCTCATCGGCCAGGCGGGATATTTCCACGACGGCCACCGCGCCGTCGACGATTGTTTTGCCCTGCTCGAGGTGATTGCGGGCCCAGCCGATGATACGCAAGAGACACCTTTTGCCGAGCTCTACGCGGCAAGCCAGCGATCACGCGTTCGCCTCTATGCGGAAAACAGCCCCTTCGAAATGAAGGACCACCTGAAGGGCCGCGGCTATCGCTGGTCCGACGGCAGCGATGGGCGCCCAAAATCCTGGTGGATCGAGATCGGCGAAGAGGGGCTGGACGAGGAGCTGCGCTACCTCAGAACCGAAATCTATCGCTGGAACGAGGCCGATCCGCCGATGGTGCGGCTGACAGCCTTCGACCGCTTCAAGGTGCGCTGA
- the dinB gene encoding DNA polymerase IV has translation MGRQTTADASGTERQRKIIHIDMDAFYASVEQRDNPELRGKPVAVGGAAARGVVAAASYEARKFGVHSAMPSVTAKRKCPDLIFVKPRFDVYRAVSQQIREIFAEYTPVIEPLSLDEAYLDVTDNLKGMEIATEIAEEIRAKIKATTNLTASAGVSYNKFLAKMASDQRKPDGLFVITPKNGPAFVEALPVKKFHGVGPATAERMKRLGIETGFDLRQQTLAFLQEHFGKSGPYFYGIARGIDERRVQPDRVRKSVGAEDTFVEDIFEFEPACAELLPLADKVWRYCEAQGISGKTVTVKVKYSDFTQATRSRTLGTPVAGASEILEVAVSLLVSVHPFKRGVRLLGVTLSSLNGNEEEARSQLELSF, from the coding sequence ATCGGAAGACAGACTACAGCCGATGCGTCGGGAACGGAGCGGCAGCGCAAGATCATCCATATCGATATGGACGCCTTCTATGCTTCGGTCGAACAGCGCGACAATCCGGAGCTGCGCGGCAAGCCGGTGGCTGTCGGCGGCGCGGCTGCGCGAGGTGTCGTTGCCGCCGCAAGTTACGAGGCACGCAAGTTCGGCGTCCATTCCGCCATGCCATCCGTCACTGCGAAGCGAAAATGCCCCGATCTCATCTTCGTCAAGCCGCGCTTCGACGTCTATCGCGCCGTGTCGCAGCAGATCCGCGAGATTTTTGCCGAATATACGCCTGTCATCGAACCCCTGTCGCTCGATGAGGCCTATCTCGACGTGACCGACAATCTGAAGGGCATGGAGATCGCGACCGAGATCGCCGAGGAGATCCGCGCGAAGATCAAGGCAACGACGAACCTGACGGCCTCGGCCGGCGTCAGCTACAACAAGTTCCTCGCCAAGATGGCGAGCGACCAGCGAAAGCCGGACGGGCTGTTCGTCATCACGCCCAAGAACGGGCCGGCTTTCGTCGAAGCGCTTCCAGTGAAAAAGTTCCATGGCGTCGGGCCGGCAACGGCCGAGCGGATGAAGCGGCTGGGCATCGAAACCGGCTTCGACCTGCGACAACAGACCCTGGCGTTCCTGCAGGAGCATTTCGGCAAATCCGGCCCGTACTTCTACGGCATCGCCCGCGGCATTGACGAGCGACGGGTGCAGCCCGACCGGGTGCGCAAATCGGTTGGTGCGGAAGACACATTCGTCGAGGATATTTTCGAGTTCGAACCGGCATGTGCCGAGTTGCTGCCATTGGCCGACAAAGTCTGGCGATACTGCGAGGCGCAGGGGATCAGCGGAAAGACGGTGACCGTCAAGGTGAAGTACTCAGACTTTACCCAGGCGACACGCAGCAGGACGCTCGGCACACCGGTCGCAGGAGCGTCCGAGATCCTTGAGGTTGCGGTTTCGCTGCTGGTATCGGTCCATCCGTTCAAGCGCGGCGTACGCCTGCTGGGGGTCACGCTATCGTCGCTCAATGGCAACGAGGAAGAAGCCCGCTCGCAGCTGGAACTTTCTTTCTGA
- a CDS encoding ATP-dependent helicase encodes MAAAYLEKLNDRQRDAVEFGVTAPGETIAGPLLIIAGAGSGKTNTLAHRVAHLIVNGADPRRILLMTFSRRAASEMARRVERICAQVLGANATVATDALTWAGTFHGIGARLLRIYAEQIGLNVDFTIHDREDSADLMNLVRHELGLSKTESRFPTKGTCLSIYSRAVNSETPLSEVLRAHYPWVSGWEEQLKQLFSCYVEAKQTQNVLDYDDLLLYWAQTVSVPELAEDIGNRFDHVLVDEYQDTNRLQSSVLMALKPGGRGLTVVGDDAQSIYSFRAATVRNILDFPGEFTPPADVITLDRNYRSTQTILAAANGVIDLARERFTKNLWTERQSAERPKLLAVADEADQARYIVEKVLENREIGMTLKQQAVLFRSSNHSGPLEVELTRRNIPFVKFGGLKFLDSAHVKDMLAVLRFAQNPRDRVAGFRLLHMIPGVGPQTAGKILDAIAADPEPLAALGEIPAPPRSGDNWRDFVTLIEGLRKQAGGWPGEIAQAREWYEPHLDRIHEDADTRKADLLQLEQIAGGYPSRERFLTELTLDPPDATSDQAGVPLLDEDYLILSTIHSAKGQEWRSVFMLNVVDGCIPSDLGVGTTHEIEEERRLLYVGMTRAKDSLTLITPQRFFTSGQHAQGDRHVYASRTRFIPATLLQFFETASWPVVSASASERSARQIRIDVGARMRTMWK; translated from the coding sequence GTGGCGGCGGCCTATCTGGAAAAATTGAATGATCGACAGCGCGATGCCGTCGAATTTGGCGTAACCGCACCCGGCGAAACGATTGCAGGGCCACTCCTGATCATCGCCGGCGCCGGGTCGGGCAAAACGAATACGCTCGCCCATCGTGTTGCCCACCTCATCGTCAATGGCGCCGACCCCCGCCGCATCCTGCTGATGACGTTTTCGCGCCGTGCGGCCTCCGAAATGGCGCGACGGGTCGAGCGCATCTGCGCCCAGGTGCTTGGGGCAAACGCCACTGTTGCCACCGATGCGCTCACCTGGGCCGGAACATTCCACGGCATCGGCGCGCGCCTGCTGCGCATCTATGCCGAGCAAATCGGCTTGAATGTCGATTTCACGATCCATGACCGGGAAGACAGTGCCGACCTGATGAACCTTGTCCGGCATGAGCTCGGCCTCTCGAAGACCGAGAGCCGCTTCCCGACCAAGGGCACCTGCCTGTCGATCTACTCGCGGGCGGTCAACTCCGAGACGCCGCTGAGCGAGGTCTTGCGCGCGCACTATCCCTGGGTTTCCGGTTGGGAGGAGCAGTTGAAGCAGCTGTTTTCCTGTTATGTCGAGGCAAAGCAGACGCAGAACGTGCTCGATTACGACGACCTGCTGCTCTACTGGGCGCAGACCGTCAGCGTGCCGGAACTGGCCGAGGACATCGGCAACCGTTTCGACCATGTGCTGGTCGACGAATATCAGGATACCAACCGGCTTCAATCATCCGTGCTGATGGCGTTGAAGCCAGGCGGCAGGGGCCTGACGGTCGTGGGCGACGATGCCCAGTCGATCTATTCGTTCCGGGCAGCGACAGTGCGCAACATCCTGGATTTTCCGGGCGAGTTCACCCCTCCGGCCGACGTCATCACGCTTGATCGAAACTATCGTTCCACCCAGACGATCCTTGCCGCTGCCAACGGCGTCATCGATCTCGCCCGGGAACGCTTCACCAAGAACCTCTGGACCGAGCGGCAGTCGGCGGAAAGGCCCAAGCTGCTGGCGGTCGCGGATGAAGCCGACCAGGCGCGCTATATCGTCGAGAAGGTTCTGGAGAACCGAGAGATCGGCATGACGCTGAAGCAGCAGGCGGTGCTGTTTCGCTCGTCGAACCACAGCGGGCCGCTCGAGGTGGAGCTGACCCGGCGCAATATCCCCTTCGTGAAATTTGGCGGGCTGAAGTTTCTCGACAGCGCCCATGTCAAGGACATGCTGGCGGTGCTCAGGTTTGCGCAGAACCCGCGGGATCGGGTCGCCGGCTTTCGCCTGCTGCACATGATCCCCGGTGTCGGCCCGCAGACGGCCGGCAAGATCCTTGACGCGATCGCCGCCGACCCGGAACCGCTGGCAGCCCTCGGGGAGATCCCCGCCCCGCCGCGGTCCGGCGACAACTGGCGGGATTTCGTCACCCTGATCGAGGGGCTACGCAAACAGGCAGGCGGCTGGCCGGGTGAAATTGCCCAGGCACGCGAATGGTACGAGCCGCATCTCGACCGCATCCACGAGGACGCGGACACCAGAAAGGCCGACCTCCTGCAACTGGAGCAGATCGCCGGCGGCTATCCGAGCCGGGAACGCTTCCTGACCGAACTGACGCTCGATCCGCCTGATGCGACCAGCGACCAGGCCGGCGTGCCGCTGCTTGACGAGGACTATCTGATCCTTTCGACGATCCATTCGGCCAAGGGGCAGGAATGGCGCTCGGTCTTCATGCTCAATGTCGTCGACGGCTGCATCCCCTCCGATCTTGGCGTCGGCACCACGCATGAGATCGAAGAGGAGCGCCGGCTGCTCTACGTCGGCATGACACGGGCAAAGGACAGCCTGACGCTGATCACCCCACAGCGGTTCTTCACGAGCGGCCAGCATGCGCAGGGCGATCGCCACGTCTACGCCTCGCGCACGCGGTTCATTCCGGCAACGCTCCTGCAGTTCTTCGAGACGGCATCCTGGCCGGTGGTCAGCGCCTCAGCGTCCGAGCGCAGCGCCAGGCAGATCCGCATCGATGTGGGCGCGCGCATGCGGACCATGTGGAAGTAA
- the recX gene encoding recombination regulator RecX has protein sequence MLSWARNSAVYRLERQMMTEKQLFDAITRKARQKFEDISQQQLKAVAEFAVKFAYDLNALNDADYAQLSTQSAVRSGKSKRAIAQRLSAKGIDRETAAVALEETDDLFAAVVFARKRAFGPFRRGELNDKRKAKELSAFARNGFGFEIGRKVFEMSSEQAESVLRKDAFT, from the coding sequence ATGCTGTCCTGGGCGCGCAATTCGGCGGTCTATCGCCTCGAACGACAGATGATGACGGAGAAACAGTTGTTCGACGCCATCACCCGGAAGGCGCGACAGAAGTTCGAGGATATCAGCCAGCAGCAGCTCAAGGCCGTTGCCGAGTTCGCGGTCAAGTTCGCCTATGATCTGAATGCCCTGAACGACGCGGATTATGCGCAGCTCAGCACGCAGTCGGCGGTGCGCAGCGGGAAGTCGAAACGGGCGATTGCGCAGAGGCTTTCGGCGAAGGGCATCGACAGGGAAACCGCCGCCGTGGCGCTGGAGGAGACCGACGATCTGTTTGCTGCCGTGGTCTTTGCTCGCAAGCGCGCTTTCGGCCCCTTCCGCCGCGGCGAGCTCAACGACAAGCGCAAGGCCAAGGAGCTGTCCGCATTCGCTCGCAACGGTTTCGGGTTCGAGATAGGCAGAAAAGTGTTCGAGATGAGCTCGGAGCAGGCCGAGAGTGTGCTGCGGAAGGACGCTTTCACCTAA
- a CDS encoding L,D-transpeptidase: MSFQLSRRSLLAVVASSILSACTQVPKPGLEPNAADKTSKDVITPPEKAPIELERKDEPPPKLDYAQIYGPVKDEGYDVPGVQFDAIKPEFLRQEVAYATNEPAYSIVVDTQKMFLYWVLPGGKAIRYGVGLGAQGRAWKGRAVVHWKRKWPRWTVPDDMVARQPHLKKYGIEAGGMDPGLSNPLGARAMYIFQDGQDTLYRIHGSPQWRSIGKNASAGCVRMLQQDAIDLYNRVRGKTPLLVI, translated from the coding sequence GTGTCTTTTCAATTGTCCCGCCGATCACTGCTTGCAGTGGTCGCAAGCTCTATTTTGAGCGCCTGCACACAGGTCCCCAAGCCCGGTCTCGAGCCAAATGCCGCCGATAAGACCAGCAAGGACGTCATCACCCCGCCAGAGAAGGCCCCGATCGAGCTTGAGCGCAAGGATGAGCCGCCGCCAAAGCTCGATTACGCCCAGATCTACGGTCCGGTCAAGGACGAGGGCTATGATGTTCCGGGGGTGCAGTTCGATGCGATAAAGCCGGAATTCCTGCGGCAGGAGGTCGCCTATGCGACCAACGAGCCGGCCTATTCGATCGTCGTCGATACGCAGAAGATGTTCCTCTACTGGGTGCTGCCCGGCGGCAAGGCGATCCGCTATGGCGTCGGTCTTGGCGCACAGGGACGCGCCTGGAAGGGCAGGGCGGTCGTGCACTGGAAGCGCAAGTGGCCGCGTTGGACGGTGCCGGACGACATGGTCGCGCGCCAGCCGCACCTGAAGAAATATGGCATCGAGGCGGGCGGCATGGATCCGGGCCTCAGCAATCCGCTCGGCGCGCGGGCGATGTATATCTTCCAGGATGGCCAGGATACGCTCTACCGCATCCATGGGTCGCCGCAGTGGCGCTCGATCGGCAAGAACGCTTCGGCCGGTTGCGTGCGGATGCTGCAGCAGGACGCAATCGACCTCTATAATCGCGTCCGGGGAAAGACGCCGCTGCTCGTCATCTGA
- a CDS encoding L,D-transpeptidase, whose protein sequence is MPQRDVCRRSFLKLSAGMAVLGLAGCGSTRERVAQQYAPAPEPVPAANTVLSEMYGERPGETYPLPAIPYEKIDPRYYRQMVPDPTGERPGTLVVDVGNHFLYRVYENGQAMRYGVGLGRAGFAWAGRGVIQYKRPWPRWKPPNEMVARQPELQQYSIEAGGMEPGLKNPLGARAMYIFQNGEDTLYRIHGSPEWWTIGQSVSSGCVRMINQDVVDLYDRVPNGTPVVVTDLSGGGMAAQTPAQPQDNLLPGEGGIPGAPPPIY, encoded by the coding sequence ATGCCGCAACGTGACGTCTGCCGCCGATCCTTCCTCAAGCTTTCCGCCGGCATGGCGGTGCTCGGTTTGGCGGGGTGCGGCTCGACGCGCGAGCGGGTTGCACAGCAATACGCCCCGGCGCCGGAACCGGTGCCCGCCGCCAACACCGTGCTCTCCGAGATGTATGGCGAACGGCCGGGAGAAACCTATCCTCTGCCGGCGATCCCTTACGAAAAGATCGACCCGCGATATTACAGGCAGATGGTGCCCGATCCGACGGGCGAGCGGCCCGGCACTTTGGTTGTCGATGTCGGCAACCATTTCCTCTATCGCGTCTATGAGAACGGCCAGGCGATGCGCTACGGCGTCGGCCTCGGCCGGGCCGGCTTCGCCTGGGCCGGTCGCGGCGTCATCCAGTACAAGCGGCCTTGGCCGCGCTGGAAACCGCCGAACGAAATGGTCGCACGCCAGCCGGAACTGCAGCAGTACAGCATCGAGGCCGGCGGCATGGAGCCGGGGTTGAAGAACCCGCTTGGCGCCCGCGCGATGTATATCTTCCAGAACGGGGAAGATACGCTTTACCGCATCCATGGCTCCCCGGAATGGTGGACCATCGGCCAGTCGGTGTCGTCGGGGTGCGTGCGCATGATCAACCAGGACGTCGTCGATCTCTATGACCGCGTGCCGAACGGCACGCCGGTCGTGGTGACGGACCTTTCGGGCGGCGGAATGGCGGCGCAAACACCGGCCCAGCCGCAGGACAATCTCCTGCCTGGCGAAGGCGGCATCCCCGGCGCACCCCCGCCGATTTATTAG
- a CDS encoding L,D-transpeptidase family protein has translation MAATIAIALSGCMSAFDEVRAPPPIPAKLIGAMAKNGSKPESPVLVRIFKQESELEIWKQNKSGQYALLKTYPMCRWSGKLGPKTKAGDRQAPEGFYHVSARMLNPKSQFYLSFNLGYPNRLEQALGYTGEALMVHGACSSSGCYALTDQGVGEIYPVVQRALAGGQGQFQVQAYPFRMTATNMARNSGDPNFNFWKNIKQGYDIFEATKRQPKVSVCGGRYVFNTDFANGEPTDPLGACPATTATSDAGLMARLQTEDAKVAGIVANQTPAPVNSYVDGGMHPSFRTLLEKNGAEKLAAKISGTKYPISRPDAALADPYAGL, from the coding sequence ATGGCCGCGACGATCGCCATCGCCCTTTCCGGCTGCATGTCAGCCTTTGACGAAGTTCGTGCGCCGCCGCCGATCCCGGCGAAACTGATCGGCGCCATGGCCAAGAACGGCTCCAAGCCGGAAAGCCCGGTGCTCGTTCGCATCTTCAAGCAGGAAAGCGAACTCGAGATCTGGAAACAGAACAAATCCGGGCAGTATGCGCTCCTCAAAACCTATCCGATGTGCCGTTGGTCTGGAAAGCTTGGGCCGAAGACCAAGGCGGGCGACCGCCAGGCGCCGGAAGGGTTTTACCACGTGTCCGCCCGCATGCTGAATCCGAAGTCGCAATTCTATCTGTCGTTCAATCTCGGCTACCCCAACCGGCTCGAGCAGGCTCTCGGCTACACCGGTGAGGCGCTGATGGTGCATGGTGCCTGTTCGTCATCCGGTTGCTACGCGCTGACGGACCAGGGGGTCGGAGAAATCTATCCCGTCGTCCAGCGCGCGCTCGCGGGCGGTCAGGGGCAATTCCAGGTGCAGGCCTATCCGTTCCGCATGACGGCAACGAATATGGCGCGGAACAGCGGTGACCCGAACTTCAATTTCTGGAAGAACATCAAACAAGGCTACGACATCTTTGAAGCGACGAAGCGCCAGCCGAAGGTTTCGGTCTGTGGCGGTCGTTACGTCTTCAACACCGACTTTGCCAACGGCGAGCCGACCGACCCGCTTGGCGCCTGCCCTGCGACCACGGCAACATCGGACGCCGGGCTGATGGCAAGGCTGCAAACGGAAGACGCCAAGGTCGCGGGCATAGTCGCCAATCAGACGCCCGCTCCGGTGAATTCCTATGTCGATGGCGGCATGCATCCAAGCTTCCGGACGCTGCTTGAGAAAAACGGCGCTGAAAAGCTGGCCGCCAAGATCTCGGGAACTAAATACCCCATTAGCCGACCGGACGCGGCGCTGGCAGATCCCTATGCCGGCCTGTGA
- the dhaL gene encoding dihydroxyacetone kinase subunit DhaL — translation MSENAARRLVSMFQAISEAVEAEKDHLSELDGAIGDADHGTTMSLGFLAVKAGLAKLDLDHAQISDVMATAAGAFLNAVGASTGPLYATAFRRAAQAVAGKTDLDLATCAAIIDAMGSGMRERGKGQRGDKTMLDAWLPAADAAAAALADNKGADGFWRDVVASAEAGANATRSMIATKGRAARVRERSLGHVDPGAASSVVILRAMESSLNRAA, via the coding sequence ATGTCGGAAAATGCGGCGCGCCGCTTGGTCAGCATGTTTCAGGCGATCTCCGAGGCCGTGGAAGCCGAAAAGGATCATCTGTCGGAGCTTGACGGCGCCATTGGCGATGCCGATCACGGCACGACGATGTCGCTCGGCTTCCTGGCGGTGAAGGCCGGACTGGCCAAGCTCGACCTCGACCATGCCCAGATCTCCGACGTCATGGCGACGGCGGCGGGCGCTTTCCTCAATGCCGTCGGCGCCTCGACCGGACCGCTCTATGCCACGGCCTTTCGCCGCGCCGCACAAGCCGTCGCCGGCAAGACGGATCTCGATCTCGCCACCTGCGCCGCCATCATCGATGCCATGGGTTCGGGGATGCGCGAGCGCGGCAAGGGACAACGCGGCGACAAGACGATGCTCGACGCCTGGCTGCCGGCAGCCGATGCCGCCGCAGCAGCCCTTGCAGACAACAAGGGAGCTGACGGTTTCTGGCGCGACGTTGTCGCTTCGGCCGAGGCCGGCGCCAACGCGACGCGCTCGATGATCGCTACAAAGGGACGCGCCGCAAGGGTGCGCGAGCGCTCGCTTGGTCATGTCGATCCCGGAGCCGCCTCGTCCGTCGTGATCCTGCGCGCCATGGAATCTTCGCTCAACAGGGCGGCCTAG